CAGGTAGATGCGCATCATGGCATTCGCCTGCCACAGCAGCTCACCGCGCTGTTCCGGCAGATGGAGGAGCCACTCCAGGGCGGAGATCTTGCGCTGGTCCGCCACGGAGATCTCACCCGAGGGCGGCTCTCCGAATTTGCCAGGTGCTTGTCGGGTGGAGCGAATGTTCTCCACGGTGATGCGTGTAATCTGCTCCACATCGAGACCTGCTTGCAAGGCGGCATCCAGCGCCAGTTCCCTCTGACGCTTCtgctccacctgctccaggaaaCGCGAGTATAGCTTCACCTGCAGCGGATTGGACAGGGCTGCAGCGTAGTAGGCTATCAGCTGGGGCTCTCCCCTCGCCATCAAGGCCTCCACATACGCGGCGATGACCTTTTccgcctgctgctcctgctccacgCGTCCGATTTGGCGCAGGAAGAGCACAATGTGGGCCATGAAGCGCAGTTGGTGGGACGACAATGGGGCAGCGTCCTTCTCCACCCAACGCCCCATTTGCTGCAACAGTTCGCCGCAGGTGTCCAGGATCAAGTGCCGCTGGATGACGCCCAGATGGCCCTGGGCAAAGTCGCGCACCGAGGCATCCTTGGCCACGTTCAGCTCGTCGAAGATTTGCTCCATGGTCATCTTGCCATTCCAGTAATCGTCCGGCATGGGCTGGTAGCGCTTCAGGCAGCAGCCGCGTATCTCGGACTCCACGCGGATGTCGATCTGGACCTTGAGGTGGGCCCACAGCAAATCGTGCCAGCTGCTGTGCAGGAGCGACTTCAGCGAGCCCAGGTGGCCGGAGAAGACGCCAGCCGTGGCCCGGCTGTACTCATCGTAGTTCTTCGAGTCGGCCAGCATCCAGGCGCAGCGTTTCCAGATGTCCCGCCGGGGATTGCCCTCGATGGGCAGCTTTTCGTGGACCGCCGACATGTTCTGCTCGAAATTGGGATCCTCGTGCAGACGCCAGCCCTCCAGGATGGCCGCCCGCCAGGTCTGGCCGTAGTGCTTGCACAGCTTCAGTCCGTCGTCCACGCGTCCCGAGCGAATGGCTGAGAAAATGGCGCGCGAGAGGCGCAGGTTGTCCTCCTCGTCGAGGGCGTGCAGTGGACGCTTCTCGCGGACGGGGGCATCCGGGTCCAGACGCGTCACGATCTCGTGGCCCTTGCCAAAGGCGGCGCCCTGCAGGTTCTCCAGCTGGAACAGCGTGTTCTCCCAGGCCAGCATGCGATCGTGACAGTGCAGGGGATTCTGCTGCTCCCCCGGATTGTAGCAGGCCTCCAGCCAGTCGACCACCAGCTGGTACTCGCGCAGAGTGGCATTGATGGTGTACAGCTGCTGGATGACCTCCTTCTCGCTGCCGCCAAGGGTGGGGCCCTCCTGCATCTCGTCGTCCGCCTGCGTGTCGGTCTGCAGCAGGATGCGGTCGTAGAAGAGGGCGTGCAGCAGGCGCCACGTGTAGATCTCCTGGCGCAACCATCCCAAGATGGACTCGCGCTGCCGGGCGCCCTGTTCCCCGCCCACGCCGCGCTCGatctccagctccagctgctCCACGACGCCGCGACAGACGTGGGTCAGGGACTGGATCACCTCGAAGGTCTCCGGTCCGCCGCCCTGCGCCTGCAGCACGTCGAAGAACTGCGGGAACAGTATGTCCACGCGGCTCTTGCCGCGATCCACATCATCGCCGGCGCCCTCGACCAGCGATTGATCCTCCAGGGCCGCGTTACTCTGCTCCAGGAGGAGCAGCGAGTGGGACAGGTTCTGCGGCGCCTGGGAGTTGTTCAGTGTGGTGCGCAGCAGGCCACTGCGGTTGCTCATCGGGAACATCGGGCTGTCGGCCATGGCTGCGGATGGCTATCTGACTATCTCCTATTTGGCATTAACTCAACTATAAAACAGAAATTCACGCGCTATCGGCCGAAAATGCCGGGACATGCTAAAAGAGATGGACTTTTAATGGATTCGCGCTATCGATAAACGATTAACTTGATCTAGTTGGATCCCGGGTGACCAAATATAactgtaatttaaaattttgttcaaaCCAATAagaatagtttattttattttatttttgttaaattataacttattatagtacaatttacaatttcagaaatatggttttaaactataaaaaatgatttttgaaACTAAACATTTACTTTATTCGGACCAAATCTTTCTGGTTCTTTTAAGAACGAAGTTTGTGTAATTAAActtatactaaaaaaaaaagaaaccttGGATTGGCAAACCGCCATAGACGAATCgactttatttttagaaaacaatattttaaaataagttctAAGGCTTTCTAGAgacattacaaaaattttatttttgaacaaaaagttaaagtaaAAACTGGGAAGTAAAAGATTAAGATGGTATAGTATTAACTGCAAGGAAGGAAAGCCATTTACACTTATAGGTATGTATATTGAAAGGCATTGAGACCTAGATTGGTCATATTTAGTCCGGACTGGATCTGTGCCAAATTTCTCCCAGTGCACACTTCGCAGCGATAAGGCCATCGAGTTGAGCTGTGGCACTATTAAATTGCCAGCATGGATCGGCTTATCAGGCGGACTTACTAACTGCATCACCGACTGACCCCAAACTAAACCCCTTCACTTAATCGGCTAACTAAATTAGTGGCTGCTCTTCAATCAATCGGTTGTCATCAGTTCCATTGGTAAGATGTGGTGGCTGCCATTATTGTGCCTCTTGCCGCTTCTTGGGGCGAAGGCTTCACTTGCGCCGGACCTGAGTGCGGAGGACTTCCAGCTGACGTTCCTCCGGGATTTGGTCGAGCAGGTGGAGCAGCGGGCTGAGCTGAGCCTCAACGACTACCTGGTTGAGCTGGAGCGAAACCCTGGGAGTGCCAACTACTCGGTCGAGATGAGTGCCGCCCGTGCCACGCCAAAGATGCAGTCGAAGGTGACCCTGATCAAGCAGTTGCTCGATGCTCAGCCGCACCAGGACAAGGATCTGAGGCGCACTTCCGTGCTGCGCAACTTGGTCTTCCTCAGTCGACTGAGGACCACGCTGCGGGCGGCCCAGGATACCAGCACGCTGGAGATCCGGCAAATGCGACTGCACCACCTCTGCCAAAAGTTGGACCGTCCGGCGACGGGACCTCCCAGGAATCGCCTGATCAACGAACAGGTAGTCGGAGCGGCCTTGGAGCAGCTTAATCTCACCAAAAGTGAGGGCAACTCCACTGCCCTGGACCTCAATGAGTTCGGGGCACAGCTCTACGAGCGCATCAAGGTGTCCGGGGCCGAGATCATCAACAACTATCTGCAGATATTGCGATCCCTCCTCCAGGACATCATCGAGGGCGACCAGGGGGAGCTGGCCGAGAGCAGTGGCAGGCTGGACCACATGCTGCGGCAACTGGACGCCATGCTGGCCACCCAGGACTTCTTCGAGAAACGTCAGCGGGTGTACGCCTATCTGGAGCGCCACCTGACCGCCGACTACGAGCAGATGCGGGATTCAGTGGCTAGCGAACACCTCACGGAGCACCTGCTGGCCAAGCTGAAGGCCAAGGGTCTGGACCTCTTCGTCATCTTCCTGTTCAGCAACTTCGAGTTCCTGGAACTGGTGCACGAGCACTGGGCCCAGCTGCTCCCCCAGACGCCCAGCCTCCTCTACGACGAGGTGTCGCGACAACTGTACGACGTGCAGCAGCTCTACGAGACCTTCAAGCTGGACACGGAGTGCGAGGACAAGTACAGGGCCTACTCGGACGCACTGCATCGCCTGCACGACCGCACCGTGGACCAGGGCCACCGGAACCGCCACATCTTCGAGCTGCTCAGAAACGCCGCCCAAAGCGTCGGCACGGTCACCTTCAACATGATCAAGGCCAAGTGCGAGGAGCTCATTTGAGCTGCAGAGTTTGCAGATATCACTATTCACACTGTGCACACAATCTTAATATTAAACCTTtagtttagaaaatataaaatagaaaaaataaaatgcagatATCACTATTCACACTGTGCACACAATCTTAATATTAAACCTTTAGtttagaaaagttaaaaaacccCCCTGTTTGCATTCAAAGGGTTTTCACTACTTCTTATATATCCTGTATATGTGCTCCATCGTTCAACCAACAAATGCACATTTAAATCTTTTCTTAATTCCATATAGAACGACAGCAATCGGGCTTTGCGTGATATTTTTAGGCGATTTTATATCGCTCACAATATAATCATTGTAatgcatatatttatttatacttataTAATTCTGAGCTGATAAATATAATACAActcaaaaataatagttatgATCATTGCGGACTCGAAAAGATAATTTTAACAGCAACcaaattgtataatttaattgattagGCGACttgaagaaaagtttttcGTTACTTGTTTCTGCAACCAGACCTCATTGCCAGGGGGAATACAcaataacataatttaattacaatttcatgcaaatataaaaaaatgttataagcaattaaattgttttccctTTGTTGTACCTTTTACATTACCTAGATACTTCTCAAATTGtgtaccttttaccttacctaggtaaTTATTTTCTCGCAAACCTTAAACCTAGATCCAAAAGCCCAACActgaaaatattaagtatttaCTAAATGCGAATGTTGTTGTTCATCGATTCCAGTTTAAATACCAGGGACCGTAAtcattataagttttattttattttattttcctgtATCGGGAAATACAAGGAATTCAGCTTTTTGGTGGCAAAGAAAAATCTTCAAGCCTAGGTAAATCAAATAAGCTCTaatttgaattggcaaagcgCGGGTCTTTGGCCGTCATGCAGGCGGCGTGCACGAGTGGCCTGCATGACGGTATGCTGTCATACGGGCGCCGTCTGACCGTGCGCAGGCCGCCcaacataaaatttattttgttgtaacCATTGCGAGGACGCTTGTAATTGCGATTTTGcgatgcgctgctttcgcccGACGCGCAGCTCCTGGCAGCCACATTTAATTGGCCACAAATCAGGGATTAAATCTGGCGAACAAATAAACCAATAGATGCAAAAAtagcaacaaacaaaaacaggaaacagaaaacagtaacaactttttgtttggacgcgcATAAAATGGAACGGAGTGGAAATAGAAATATGTTAAGAGCCCTGAAAGAAACACAAAAGCACGGAACCTGAGCAACACACCAGTGATATAATAGTAATCTACATAGGACCCATCCCCCCGGAACTCCTTGAAACCGattccgaatccgaatccgaatcctcCAATCTCCAATTTTCAATCTCACCCAAGGTACGGCATTGATTTTTCTCCCCGCTCTGTGGCTTCTTATTGTAGAGAAAATGTTTATGTACATTcgcctcttttttttttttttggattagCCTTTTGCCAAGATGGCCGTGCAGCTGAAGCAGAgctaccaccaccaccacctgcCCCTCACGATCACCCCGATCCTGCATCATTCGCAGCAGccgcaacatcagcagcacaTCCTGCAGCCGCCATCTAATccgccgcagccgcagccgccggATCTCACCTTCCACTGCATGTGCTGTGCCGAGTTCTTCGTCCACCCACTGGCCCTCTACCAGCACATGAACACGCTGCATCCGAACGAGCCCGCCCACGGCCAGCCGGAGCAGGAGAGTGCCGCGGAGGAGAACGAGGACTACAGCTGGATCTTCGAGCCGGTGTGCGAGCTGGCCGAGGATGGCAGCGACTCCTCGGAGGGCAGTGACTCCTCCGAGTCGgacagctcctcctcctcggacgacgacgacgatgacgacgacagCAGCTCCAGTTCGAGTTCCAGCGGGTCGGACTCCACGTCCGGTAGCACGGGGCCCAGTTCGAGCCACTCCAACACCCAGCAGAGCCAGCCCATGCTTGGCCTGGTCCCAGGACCGGGCCCGAACGAGTACCAGCTGCAAATGGCCGATCCCCGGGAGTCCACCTCGATTTTCATGGTTCAACCGGCTGTCAGTGTGGCCCCCGTGCCGCAGTTTGCCCCTCCGGCAGCCACGCCCACGCTGGGATTGGCCCTGGACTCCTCGACGCCCATCAAGCGCCGGCGGGGCAGACGCAGCAACGTTCCGGCACCGGCGATGGATCCCGCGCTGAACGGCCACCAGAAGTGCTTCCAGTGCACGCACTGCGAGGCAAGTTTCCCCAATGCCGGCGACCTGTCCAAGCACGTGCGCTCGCACATCGCCAACAAGCCGTTCCAGTGCTCCATCTGCCAGAAGACCTTCACGCACATCGGCAGCCTGAACACGCACATCCGCATCCACAGCGGCGAGCGACCGTACAAGTGCGAGCTCTGCCCGAAGGCCTTCACGCAGTCCAGCAGCCTGATGGTGCACATGCGCTCCCACTCGGTGCGCAAGCCGCACCAGTGCCTGGAGTGCGACAAGGGCTTCATCAACTACAgctcgctgctgctgcaccagAAGACGCACGCCGCGCCCACCGAAACGTTCGTCTGCCCGGAGTGCGAGCGCGAGTTCAAGGCGGAGCCGCTGCTGGACGAGCACATGCGCATGCATCTCTGCCTGCTGGTCTACCAGTGCGCCATCTGTCGCGAGGCCTTCCGCGCCAGCTCCGAACTGGTGCAGCACATGAAGAACCACATGGGCGAGAAGCCGTTTACCTGCTCATTGTGCGATCGGTCCTTCACGCAGTCGGGCAGCCTCAACATCCACATGCGCATCCACACCGGCGAGAAGCCGTTCCAGTGCAAGCTCTGCGATAAGTGCTTCACGCAGGCCTCCAGCTTGAGTGT
This genomic stretch from Drosophila gunungcola strain Sukarami unplaced genomic scaffold, Dgunungcola_SK_2 000001F, whole genome shotgun sequence harbors:
- the LOC128261252 gene encoding nuclear pore complex protein Nup107 — protein: MADSPMFPMSNRSGLLRTTLNNSQAPQNLSHSLLLLEQSNAALEDQSLVEGAGDDVDRGKSRVDILFPQFFDVLQAQGGGPETFEVIQSLTHVCRGVVEQLELEIERGVGGEQGARQRESILGWLRQEIYTWRLLHALFYDRILLQTDTQADDEMQEGPTLGGSEKEVIQQLYTINATLREYQLVVDWLEACYNPGEQQNPLHCHDRMLAWENTLFQLENLQGAAFGKGHEIVTRLDPDAPVREKRPLHALDEEDNLRLSRAIFSAIRSGRVDDGLKLCKHYGQTWRAAILEGWRLHEDPNFEQNMSAVHEKLPIEGNPRRDIWKRCAWMLADSKNYDEYSRATAGVFSGHLGSLKSLLHSSWHDLLWAHLKVQIDIRVESEIRGCCLKRYQPMPDDYWNGKMTMEQIFDELNVAKDASVRDFAQGHLGVIQRHLILDTCGELLQQMGRWVEKDAAPLSSHQLRFMAHIVLFLRQIGRVEQEQQAEKVIAAYVEALMARGEPQLIAYYAAALSNPLQVKLYSRFLEQVEQKRQRELALDAALQAGLDVEQITRITVENIRSTRQAPGKFGEPPSGEISVADQRKISALEWLLHLPEQRGELLWQANAMMRIYLACSKVECMRQTFRMVPGDIVQQIMSLYSSVDNIPPREECCLKEYLCYKVYLSGVDSFVEWNRLQQNRPKKPQAGATASAQDNFTERMASERKEQTHRTEVLRWEHKVKEQAKQTIETLYNVLMFPDKGWLVDPFIAKQPENAAQLNWENRLLQMEKLRSICLPEIALLLNEVMFKSGDFAGCVRLADEISSETRQLYKVYTKHKLAELLAKIANASLELLNSKLDPWGYPITV
- the LOC128263417 gene encoding uncharacterized protein LOC128263417 is translated as MVYSIGKMWWLPLLCLLPLLGAKASLAPDLSAEDFQLTFLRDLVEQVEQRAELSLNDYLVELERNPGSANYSVEMSAARATPKMQSKVTLIKQLLDAQPHQDKDLRRTSVLRNLVFLSRLRTTLRAAQDTSTLEIRQMRLHHLCQKLDRPATGPPRNRLINEQVVGAALEQLNLTKSEGNSTALDLNEFGAQLYERIKVSGAEIINNYLQILRSLLQDIIEGDQGELAESSGRLDHMLRQLDAMLATQDFFEKRQRVYAYLERHLTADYEQMRDSVASEHLTEHLLAKLKAKGLDLFVIFLFSNFEFLELVHEHWAQLLPQTPSLLYDEVSRQLYDVQQLYETFKLDTECEDKYRAYSDALHRLHDRTVDQGHRNRHIFELLRNAAQSVGTVTFNMIKAKCEELI
- the LOC128262031 gene encoding zinc finger protein 79, producing MAVQLKQSYHHHHLPLTITPILHHSQQPQHQQHILQPPSNPPQPQPPDLTFHCMCCAEFFVHPLALYQHMNTLHPNEPAHGQPEQESAAEENEDYSWIFEPVCELAEDGSDSSEGSDSSESDSSSSSDDDDDDDDSSSSSSSSGSDSTSGSTGPSSSHSNTQQSQPMLGLVPGPGPNEYQLQMADPRESTSIFMVQPAVSVAPVPQFAPPAATPTLGLALDSSTPIKRRRGRRSNVPAPAMDPALNGHQKCFQCTHCEASFPNAGDLSKHVRSHIANKPFQCSICQKTFTHIGSLNTHIRIHSGERPYKCELCPKAFTQSSSLMVHMRSHSVRKPHQCLECDKGFINYSSLLLHQKTHAAPTETFVCPECEREFKAEPLLDEHMRMHLCLLVYQCAICREAFRASSELVQHMKNHMGEKPFTCSLCDRSFTQSGSLNIHMRIHTGEKPFQCKLCDKCFTQASSLSVHMKIHAGEKPFTCPICAKSYSQQAYLNKHIQAHQVAATAAAAAAAAAASASSSSSSSTGLVIAKQPHETLVCIVCGSLHADATALANHVTSQHAALLDTMKQSGGSLPEGKCSLEEQQAYMQRVQSVLQQMNHQQQQQQMLIPQQPKLPLAMDSTGEDEEEPEDPPDEEDEEEDVPPEVKAEMEEADEPLTHQSYPILGLQEEQMLLDSNMYYEDFADMDVGCQEEVFGDYVLNEEEVYTEALI